In Candidatus Babeliales bacterium, the DNA window AGTTGGTAAATCTAAATGGTTCGTTGGCTCATCAAATAAATAAAAATCGGCATTTTGTAGCAATAATTTTGCAAGCACCACACGCATTCGCCAACCAACACTCAACTGAGATACCGGCTTTTTGAAGTTTTCTTCAGAAAATCCCAGTCCTTTTAATACTTCTTGCGTTTTGGTTTGTGCTGCGGCTGCATCAAAAAGTTGAATTTGCTCTTGCAACTCAGCATAACGATTTACTGCTGTTTCAGCTTTTTTGGCATCTAATTTTTGTTCAAGCAATACTTCAAGTGCGGTAATTTCATCACGAATAGCTACAAATTCATCAAAAGCAGAAAATGCTTCATCAAATACGGAGTTTTCAGATTGCAACACTACTTCTTGCGGCAAATAACCCAATTTCTTCTTTTTATCAACAACAATCCGCCCTTCATCAAGCAGTTGTTGATCTGCAATAGCTTTTAAAAGCGTTGATTTGCCGGCGCCATTACGGCCCACCAAACCTATTTTTTGATCAAACGAAATAGTAAGATTAATATTATCAAACAGTTTTCGCTCTAAAAAATGTAATGAGATATTTTTTAAAATCAGCATATTTGTATCAAATAGAATAAAAATTTAAACATTGCCTTCAGAGTAGCATAAATCCAATAAAAATATAAGCCCGCCTGTAAAAGTACATCCGTTATTCAGATAATCCCCCCTTTTGACTGTAGAAAGCGAATGGGTTATTCTTATTAGAAATAAGATCGATTAGATGATTCTTGGCACTCCTCTAATTCTCGGCGCTAGCATCACTTTATTGGCTCAATATTCAAAAAATTATATTATATCTTGGTTTAGCAGATAAATTATTTAACTAGGAAAATAAATTATGAAAAAAACGCTCTTTTTATTATTCTTTACTTCTATAGCAATTCATCAAACATATGGTATGCAATTTTCACTAGAAGATAGATTTCCTAAAGGAACAGCAAGTCAATCTTTTTTTACAAGATATGATGAAAACGCAAAACAGGAACTAAAAAAAATAATTGAAAAAAATATTTTTTATATAAACAATGAATTCTCTCCAGGAAGAAAAACGCTAAATACTGAAAACATAAAATCTATTGCTGAAACATTTCCTAAGGAACAGAAGGCAAATCTGGTACTAGCAAAATTTCTAATTTTTCTACCTGATCCAGAAAGTATTTCAGGCAATAGTATTCTAAAAGCACGCCAAAAAGCCATTAAGAAGTTTGCAGATACTTGCGATTTACAAGAAACTATAGACTTTACTACTGTTTTTGCAACCAAACTCACAAATGAAGTAAATCATTCAGAAAATAGATCGCATTTTCGCAAATTCTTTAAAGAAAAAGCAGCTCAATTAAAAAGCCGTGGAGACAGAATTAAAAAGTTCTTGAAGGGGATTGTGCTGTCGCTTGCATTCCAATATTCAAAAAATTACGTTATGTCTTGGTTTAAGAAATAATAGAAGCTAAACAAATAAAATAAGCCTGCCATCGTGCAGGCCTTTTTTATTTTGCAAGATCATGACAATTGCCCTATTATTGACTAAGCTAAATGCTCAAAGATAATATGGGAACATGATGAATGAAATGCAATCTATTGAATTACTTGCCAAGCAAGAAACGCCAGAAGAACGTACGCATGATTTTATTCCAAAAACGTTCGATGATTATTTAGGGCAAGCAGAACTTAAAAAGAAATTAGCTGTTTATACGCAAGCAGCAAAAATGCGTAAAGAACCGCTTGATCATTTATTACTCTTTGGCCCTCCAGGGCTTGGCAAAACTACGTTGGCACACATTATGGCAAACGTAATGGATGTGGGCATCAAAATGGCCAGTGGCCCGATGCTTGAACGCACCGGTGATCTGGTTGCTATTTTATCAAGTCTAGAACCACGTGATATTTTATTTATTGATGAAATTCATCGTACGCCAACCAATGTAGAAGAAGTATTATATAGTGCGATGGAACAATTCAGCGTTGACGTGATTATCGGCCAAGGTGCTGGCGCTAAAACGATTACCCTTCCACTTCATCCATTTACCTTAATTGGTGCGACTACCAAAAGCGGCATGATTTCTGCCCCATTACGAAGCCGATTTGGCATCACTGAACGGCTTGATTTTTACACCGATGAAGAATTGCGTGATATTGTTTTGCAAAGTGCACAATTTTTACAATTATCATTAGCATCTGACGGCGCCTTACGTATTGCAAAATGTGCGCGGGGCACGCCAAGAATTGCTAAAAAAATTACCCGTCGTGTGCGTGATTTTGCTCAAGTGCAAAACAAAAATATCATTGATAAACCGCTTGTTATTGAAGCACTTACTTTTTTGGGTATTGATGATGACGGCTTGAGCATTGTCGATAACATGTTGCTCCGCAAAATTATAGAACATTTTGATGGCGGACCGGTTGGCCTTGATACGCTCGCTTCATTAATCGGCGAAGATAAAGATACTATTGAAGCGGTATTTGAACCATTTTTAATGCGCAAGGGATTGCTTGAAAAAACTCCGCGAGGTCGACAAATTCCATTCAAAGCGTTATCCTATTTAAAAAATAAATATCTTGGGCAAAAAGCCCTTTTTTGATACTAGAAGGTTTTAACAATGGCAGGCCATTCCAAATGGGCAAATATTAAACATAAAAAAGCCGCTATGGATGCAAAGCGCGGCAAAGCATTTACACGAATAACTAAAGAAATTACGGTTGCTGCCCGCGTTGGTGGTGGTGATTTGGCAGCTAATCCACGCTTGCGTCAGTTAGTTGATAAAGCGCGTGCTGTTAACATGCCAATGGATAATGTTAATCGTGCTATTAAACGTGGAACTGGTGAATTACCAGGCGTGAATTATGAAGCACACTTATATGAAGGCTATGGTCCTTATGGGGTTGCGGTTATTGTGGAAGCATTAACTGATAATAAAAATCGTACGGTTGCTGATGTACGCCGTTTATTTTCTAGCTCAGGTGGGTCATTAGGCGAAGGTGGCTCAGTAAGCTGGATGTTTGAAAAGCTTGGCGTAGTACGCACGCAAAAAACAGATATATCTGAAGATCAACTCCTTGAAAAACTATTAGATTTTGATGTAAGAGATATTTCACGCGATGAAGATACTTTTGTTATCACTTGTGAGCCAAAATCACTCGAACCAATTAAGCAAGAGCTGGAATCTGCTGGTATTGTTATTGAAAATGCTGAATTAGAATGGGTTGCCAATAATCCGGCTAATTTAGATGATACACAAACTGAAAAAGCAATTGCATTTCTTGATGAATTAGAAGAACATGATGACGTACAAAATGTATATGCAAATTTAGCATAAGGAATAATAATGGTAGTGAGTATGACCGGCTTTGCTTCATCCACTGCAGTGCTTACTGCAAAAGATGGTTCTCAAACACAGCTTTCAATTACATTAAAATCTCTAAATTCACGATTTTTTGAAGCAAATTGCAAACTCCCTTATGCGCTCCATCATCTAGAAACAGAATTTACTAAAATTTTTAAAGAAAACTTGCATCGTGGCTATATAGTTTTTTCCATTCAAGCTAGTAATCCTGCCATATTTAAAGGCCCCATTCAAGTAGATTTATCGGCCGTCAAAGGATATCTTGATGCCGCACAACAGATAAAAAAATCTTATGAAGTATCTGGTTCTTTAGAAATCGCCAATCTGATAATGCTACCGAATGTTTTTAGCATTGAAGAACAAACTATCGATGAACAAACAAAAAAATTTATTTTTAATGAAGTCAAACAAGTTCTTGATAAACTTATGCATGCACGCATAACTGAAGGCAAAGCATTGCAGGCTGATTTAGAAAACCGTATTGCCTCTATGAAGCAGCTTATGGATTCAATTGAAATTCTTGCAAATGAAATGATGGAACAACGAAAAAAAGAAATTATCGCCCGCTTGGCAGCACTTGATGAAGCATCTACTGAAGTTACCGAAGCACAACGTAGCGCGCTTTATTATGAACTAGATAAAATTGATATTCATGAAGAAATCGTTCGTTTTAAAAATCATCTTGAAACATTCAAAAAGCATTTACTTTCTGATGAGCTTGAAAAAGGACGGCGCCTTGATTTCATAGTACAAGAATTAGGCAGAGAAACGAACACCATTGCAGCCAAATGCAGTAATGCACAAATTAGCGCGCAAGCGATAAATATTAAAGTAGAACTTGAAAAAGCCCGCGAGCAAATTCAAAATATTGTGTAATCATCCTACACGTTTCAAATTGAAAATATTTGCTTTGCTCAAATAATCCCTAAAATCCTTTCTATTTGATAGCCATTTTCATTTTTTGCATTTTTTATTTATAATGGGGTTATGGAGGCTCAATTCTATTGCCTTATATTTAAAGGATAAAATAATGCGAATCATATTTTTGCTACCAATCTTTTTGGTTTTCATAACGAATGGGATGGAAATAGAATTAAGACAATCAAGGCCCAATTCTATTGCTCAATATCTTCAAATCCTTCCTAAACCAATAGTTGGAATGATTGCTTATGAAATGGTAAAAAAACCACCATATACTAATATTTCTCAAATTTTACCATACTGTGATAAAAATACTCAAGATGATATATGTTTGTATTTATCTTTAATAAAAAATATAAGCATAAGTATTAGTGATCGATCTTCTTACTTCACTTGGATTCCAGATATAAAAAATCAATCAATAGCAAATCATACCCATTATGACTTAGGATTAAACAATAATCCTTTTTTCGTAAAAACTTTTACCATGCCTCTTGAAAACGTTTTAAATAATAATAATTCTTCATCTGAACAATTTGTACATTTAGGGATTAATAAACAAATCAACCCACAATTATATTTTAAACGAGATAATCAATGGCAAAAAATAGCAGATCTTAATAATATTAATAATTATAGCATTCGAGGTATTTGCACAAATTTATCAGTACCAAATGAAATACTACTCCTCTCATCACCATCGCAACATGAGCCTAATGCTATATTTCTTCGAAAAATACACTTCAATCCAATAGATGATGTATATTCAATTAAAGAATCTTTTAATTTAAGCGAGCATTTCACTATGTGTTTACCGACTGGAGCAATAGCATGGCATCCGCAGAACAAAAATATTGTTGCTATAGCAGCAAATATTAAAATTAATGATAATGATTGTGAAAAGAATGTATTACTTCTTTATGATACAAATTTGAAAAAAAGTACCATTATAAACATTAATCATCATAAAATCAATGCCATAACTTTTCATTATGATACACCTAATCTAATCATTGCGTATGCCAATAATAGGGACATACTCGCCATTAACACTGAAAATAAAGCCATTAGAACAATACCAACAAAATTACAATTAGATTCTATCACTTCCAACCCTCTATGTTGCTCATTATTCAGTAATCCTTTTAAACAAGGAGAATTTAGCCTTATTCTTAATATTCTTTCTAAACACGTATCTGAATATATACCTACTTTCTATTCGGAAGTAACTAGTGGATTAGATAGCGCTAAGCAACAAATTATTATTAATTTTTCACTTGAATCCACTACTCAAGAACTAGCCGAAAAAATTGCTTTTGAAGAAATAATCGAAGAAGAGATAAAAATACCTTCTAATCAAAAAAAGCCTTCATTGTTTTGTGGAGCTAAAAGCTGGATTAGAAATAAACTACCGAATTTTTCAAGCATTAATCCATTCAAAATTTCATCACCAAAAAAATTGGCTTTAGTATATACTTTAGGTTCTGTATGCCTTGGCTATCTAGCATGGAAATATTTTAAAAATTAACAAATTAAAAGTAAACGAAACAAAAGGCTTTCAATATGAAACATTCACTTATATCTCTTATTTTTTTCTCTTTTTCGATAATGAAGGGAATGGAAATACCATCACTAAACAATCTAGCCCATAAAGAAATCATAAAGCAACCTTCTGCTAATAATTGTAACTTTTTACAAGATTTAGAATTTCCAGATAAAAAAAATCTCTCTTTTGAACTTTCTTCTATTTGCGCAAAAAAATATGTTTCTCAAAAATCTCAGCTCATTCCGCTCATTGACAATGAATCAATAGAAATTCTTTCCGGGGATATAATAAACAAAAAAAAGAATATATTGAGTTCTTATAGACTTGTTTTAATGCCTATAAATAAAAGTAATTATCCATTGCAAATTAATTCATTACTTACTCATGAAAATAAAAAATATCCATACATACCGCTTTGGCTAGAAGGCAGAATAAGCCTAGATAATGAAAAATATATTGATACTGTCTGCTTTAAAGATAAAACCGCTGAGTTTTATTTTGAGCAAGAAGCACTTTCACGCGAAGAGGCGATTAATAATATTATAACTAATCCATCTGTATCAAATCATGCTCTTCTCATCACTTCTGATCTTCATAAGAATAAAACAATAAAAAAATTAGAATTTAAGCAATATACAAGCCGAAATGGACAACCATTTCATTATTTTGAAATAACCAAAAACTACAATATAAATGAAAATTTACCTCAATTTGAACTTACCGGGGGTATGGTTTGGAATCCAAAAGAAACTAATCTAGTCGCTATTGCTTGTAAAATAAATAATGAAAAAAAACAATCAATTATAATCTATGATTTGAATACTGAAAAATATGAATTGATTAATTTGGAACTTTGCGATGATGATATTTATGCTTTAACGTATATTCATCAGGCTCCCAATTGCCTTATTGCCTATACTCAAAATAAAAATGTAATGGTTATTAATACTAAATTAAAAATAGTTACAAAAATCGGTCAATTAATACAAGCACCAGATTGTATCCATCCTACTGGTTGTATTTCATTATTCAATGACCCAAAAAATGAAAAAATGAAGCAAAAAAATGATAATGAAAATTTTACACTTATCATCAATCATAGCTCAAATCAAAAATATGGTTTTCAATATGATGAAAATCAAACCTGTATTAATTTCTCTTTAAAGCCATTTTCTCCTCATAAGGTGACATTTAAGGACAGATTAATTTCCATGTTTTATGCAACAAAAAATTGGTTTAAACAAGCTCCCATTTGTACTCCACAGGCTTTTTTGCTCGGTGCAATAACAAGCTATCTAGCATGGAAATATTTTAAGAAATAATAGTAGACTAGCTGCAAAAATCTTATTGCGTATAAAGTTTTCTTGATTCATCCCAAACAATTGATGTACAAAATAAGTGAAGCAAAAGGAGAATCATGAAAAGATTTGTTTATTTAATTTTTTTCGTTATACCCAATCTAGTATTTGCAGAGAACTTAGAAACACAAATTGAATTAGCAAGTAATCCGATAAATCTTGATGAGCTACTCACTCAATCAATAGATAATCAATTTGAAATCACTGTTCAAAATACTGAAGTACCACAAGCTTCTTGCAAGGGTAATTGTCAGTTAGCCAATCAAATTCAATTAACACAAAATGGTATATCACCAAACATGATCACCATGCCTGGCCCATATTGTGTTATCACCGATTTAACCGTGCCTGCATTTCAAAATGGTATTTTCATTAATACCAGCAATGTCATTTTAGATCTGAACAATCGCATTATTATGAGTGCAAACGGTGCAAATTTTACTTCTCTAACTGGTATTGTAGTAAACAGTAATCTATCCAATATAACAATAAGAAATGGCACTATCGTAAACCTCGGTGGGAATGGCATTCTCATTAATCCTGGTTGTCGACAAATTATTCTAGAAAATATTAAGTTTTTAAATAATTTAAATGGCATGCAACTTCTTGGGGTACGCACTTGTCGCATTCAAAATTGCTTATCGAGTTTTAATCGTAATGATGGTTTTTTGATTGGTAGCATTAATGGAAGCTTTAGTCAAAACTTCCTCATTCGCAATTGTATCAGTTCATTCAATGCCTTTGATGGTTTTCAATTAACTAGTTGCTTCAATTGTGATTTAGTTGACTGCTTTTCATTTAGCAATCAAGCAAATGGATTTGATCAAACATTAGGCAGGCAAATTAATTTTAATGGCTGCCAAGCACTAAGTAACGTCAGAGAAGGTTTTATTAGTACTGGTAATAATCATAACTTTGATCAATGCCAATCAAATGATAACAGGCTTGATGGCTTTTTAATTGATGGTAATCAGCAAACTATCACTAATTGCCAAGCAAAAGCAAATCGAACAAATGGATTTATGGTGCGGAGTAATAATAATTCTTTGCAAAATTGTATTGCAGATGCCAATACTCAAATTGGCTTTATCATCAATGGCAATAGCCATGTCTTGGAAAATTGTGAAGCAAAAAGCAATGCTACTGGCTTCCAGATTACTAATAATAATCATTGCCTTTTAAACAATTTAGCAAAAA includes these proteins:
- the ruvB gene encoding Holliday junction branch migration DNA helicase RuvB: MNEMQSIELLAKQETPEERTHDFIPKTFDDYLGQAELKKKLAVYTQAAKMRKEPLDHLLLFGPPGLGKTTLAHIMANVMDVGIKMASGPMLERTGDLVAILSSLEPRDILFIDEIHRTPTNVEEVLYSAMEQFSVDVIIGQGAGAKTITLPLHPFTLIGATTKSGMISAPLRSRFGITERLDFYTDEELRDIVLQSAQFLQLSLASDGALRIAKCARGTPRIAKKITRRVRDFAQVQNKNIIDKPLVIEALTFLGIDDDGLSIVDNMLLRKIIEHFDGGPVGLDTLASLIGEDKDTIEAVFEPFLMRKGLLEKTPRGRQIPFKALSYLKNKYLGQKALF
- a CDS encoding YebC/PmpR family DNA-binding transcriptional regulator, which translates into the protein MAGHSKWANIKHKKAAMDAKRGKAFTRITKEITVAARVGGGDLAANPRLRQLVDKARAVNMPMDNVNRAIKRGTGELPGVNYEAHLYEGYGPYGVAVIVEALTDNKNRTVADVRRLFSSSGGSLGEGGSVSWMFEKLGVVRTQKTDISEDQLLEKLLDFDVRDISRDEDTFVITCEPKSLEPIKQELESAGIVIENAELEWVANNPANLDDTQTEKAIAFLDELEEHDDVQNVYANLA
- a CDS encoding YicC/YloC family endoribonuclease, producing MVVSMTGFASSTAVLTAKDGSQTQLSITLKSLNSRFFEANCKLPYALHHLETEFTKIFKENLHRGYIVFSIQASNPAIFKGPIQVDLSAVKGYLDAAQQIKKSYEVSGSLEIANLIMLPNVFSIEEQTIDEQTKKFIFNEVKQVLDKLMHARITEGKALQADLENRIASMKQLMDSIEILANEMMEQRKKEIIARLAALDEASTEVTEAQRSALYYELDKIDIHEEIVRFKNHLETFKKHLLSDELEKGRRLDFIVQELGRETNTIAAKCSNAQISAQAINIKVELEKAREQIQNIV
- a CDS encoding right-handed parallel beta-helix repeat-containing protein produces the protein MKRFVYLIFFVIPNLVFAENLETQIELASNPINLDELLTQSIDNQFEITVQNTEVPQASCKGNCQLANQIQLTQNGISPNMITMPGPYCVITDLTVPAFQNGIFINTSNVILDLNNRIIMSANGANFTSLTGIVVNSNLSNITIRNGTIVNLGGNGILINPGCRQIILENIKFLNNLNGMQLLGVRTCRIQNCLSSFNRNDGFLIGSINGSFSQNFLIRNCISSFNAFDGFQLTSCFNCDLVDCFSFSNQANGFDQTLGRQINFNGCQALSNVREGFISTGNNHNFDQCQSNDNRLDGFLIDGNQQTITNCQAKANRTNGFMVRSNNNSLQNCIADANTQIGFIINGNSHVLENCEAKSNATGFQITNNNHCLLNNLAKNNTAIGFSLLAASNRCQVRSNTAVANSTGIQNSTTTVNRIYSNFSSDNTTANFVGVPNVIVSPSAVAAINFTANISN